One stretch of Novosphingobium pentaromativorans US6-1 DNA includes these proteins:
- the ltrA gene encoding group II intron reverse transcriptase/maturase translates to MDSGNQAAQVWLLGVQRKLYQWSREHPEEPYCDLWNWVTDPRNLQMAWKTIAGNRGKRTPGVDGETVARIASGIGAMEFLRKLREELRSGGYRPSPARRKWIAKPGKPGKFRPLGIPTVKDRVVQCAVKQVLEPIFEARFWPVSYGFRPGRGSQACLEHIRVTIQSRGRPAADGRRHKAPYQWVIEGDIEGCFDNIGHHPLMERVRHGVADRKVNRLLVQFLKAGVLEDVSYSPTDTGTPQGGVLSPLLANIALGVIEERYRDWVKRPEDPQLKSDGIRLAAIRRDKDRKAGRPVFYPVRYADDFLIFVSGTEADALAEKQALATYLHEAMGLTLSPEKTRITALTEGCRFLGCRVRLKWDKRFGLHARIEIPREPINGFRIRVNQLARRQTLRRSLKAMLQELNPYLRGWSAYYRYCVGAKSIFASLDWHVRQRLWLWLRAKHKRVPGRKIASWRRPGIAHPGSKVWAEGSTEQFLMSYVPVRRFDLKWMKKPEYAKASGEPDAQRKVHVRFGEKAWETGRGDTPQRPRLTLL, encoded by the coding sequence GTGGACTCTGGTAATCAGGCCGCACAGGTCTGGCTCCTCGGCGTTCAGCGAAAGCTCTACCAGTGGAGTCGGGAACACCCCGAAGAACCATACTGCGACTTGTGGAATTGGGTAACCGATCCCCGCAATCTGCAGATGGCCTGGAAAACGATTGCCGGTAATCGCGGCAAGCGCACTCCGGGAGTCGACGGGGAGACCGTAGCGAGAATTGCATCCGGTATTGGTGCCATGGAATTTCTGCGGAAGCTTCGCGAGGAGCTTCGGTCGGGCGGCTACCGCCCGTCCCCTGCACGCAGGAAATGGATCGCCAAGCCGGGCAAACCGGGGAAGTTCCGACCCCTCGGTATCCCTACAGTCAAGGATCGCGTGGTGCAGTGCGCGGTCAAGCAAGTACTGGAGCCGATCTTCGAGGCCCGGTTCTGGCCAGTCTCTTACGGGTTCCGGCCCGGACGGGGCAGTCAGGCCTGCCTTGAACATATCCGTGTGACCATCCAGTCGCGGGGCAGACCTGCGGCTGACGGTCGCCGACACAAAGCGCCGTACCAATGGGTAATCGAAGGCGACATTGAGGGCTGCTTCGACAATATCGGACATCACCCGCTGATGGAACGCGTGCGCCACGGCGTCGCGGACCGCAAGGTGAACCGGTTGCTCGTGCAGTTCCTCAAGGCCGGGGTTCTCGAGGATGTTTCGTACAGCCCGACAGACACCGGCACGCCGCAAGGTGGAGTGCTCTCACCGCTGCTGGCCAACATCGCGCTTGGCGTGATCGAGGAACGGTATCGGGACTGGGTAAAACGCCCCGAGGACCCACAGCTGAAATCCGATGGGATAAGGCTGGCGGCAATCAGGCGCGACAAGGATCGCAAGGCCGGGCGACCGGTCTTCTATCCCGTCCGCTATGCCGATGACTTCCTGATCTTCGTGTCGGGAACGGAAGCTGACGCTCTTGCCGAAAAGCAGGCGCTGGCAACCTACCTGCACGAAGCGATGGGTCTGACGCTCTCGCCCGAGAAGACGCGCATCACCGCGCTGACCGAGGGCTGTCGATTCCTTGGATGCCGCGTGAGGCTCAAATGGGACAAGCGGTTCGGGCTGCACGCCCGCATCGAAATCCCGCGCGAGCCGATCAACGGATTCAGGATACGGGTAAATCAACTGGCCCGACGGCAGACGCTTCGGCGTTCGCTCAAGGCCATGCTTCAGGAACTCAATCCATACCTTCGCGGGTGGTCTGCCTACTACCGCTACTGCGTGGGGGCGAAGTCGATCTTCGCCAGTCTCGACTGGCATGTGCGGCAACGTCTCTGGCTGTGGCTGCGGGCCAAGCACAAACGTGTCCCCGGGAGGAAAATCGCATCGTGGCGCAGGCCGGGCATCGCCCATCCGGGCAGCAAGGTCTGGGCTGAAGGCAGCACGGAGCAATTCTTGATGAGCTACGTGCCAGTTCGGAGGTTCGATCTCAAATGGATGAAGAAACCCGAGTACGCCAAGGCTTCTGGAGAGCCGGATGCACAACGAAAGGTGCACGTCCGGTTCGGAGAGAAGGCGTGGGAAACTGGGCGTGGAGACACGCCGCAGCGCCCACGTCTTACTCTACTATGA
- a CDS encoding S26 family signal peptidase — protein MTHFASRLVRTIKRPLVLTGLVLLPLGWGAVDAFAKDHAFLINASPSLPNWAFWLDKHARIERGSLIFFEPPASRLVEVHFGNGAQLFGKRVLGVPGDVVSHRGHEVFINGRKVAARLNETRLGIALHKGPEGPIPDGCFYTGTSHPRGLDSRYAEIGFVCRGQILGSGRAIL, from the coding sequence GTGACGCACTTTGCCTCTCGTCTTGTCCGCACGATTAAACGGCCGCTCGTCCTGACCGGACTGGTGTTGTTGCCGCTCGGATGGGGCGCGGTCGACGCATTCGCAAAGGACCACGCCTTCCTCATCAACGCCAGCCCGAGCCTGCCCAACTGGGCGTTCTGGCTCGACAAGCATGCGCGGATCGAACGCGGCAGCCTGATCTTCTTCGAGCCGCCGGCAAGCAGGCTCGTCGAAGTGCATTTCGGGAACGGCGCGCAGCTCTTCGGCAAACGGGTGCTGGGCGTGCCGGGCGATGTCGTGAGCCACCGCGGTCACGAGGTCTTCATCAACGGTCGCAAGGTCGCCGCGCGGCTCAATGAGACCCGTCTCGGCATTGCGCTACACAAAGGCCCCGAAGGCCCGATCCCCGACGGCTGCTTCTACACCGGGACCAGCCATCCCCGCGGCCTCGACAGCCGCTACGCCGAGATCGGCTTCGTCTGCCGCGGCCAGATCCTCGGCAGCGGGAGAGCGATCCTGTGA
- a CDS encoding conjugal transfer protein TraN has product MTGRTLASILAALVALTSAASIHAQTRDAARADGKDFATELLGEARDAATTNPDAARVPNFDPQATRDLQDLARDPDQIEARGRSAATTSTPTRTIRDSIANRARFEPNEIEDVIARSLAINETPLDYTSGMAISGSQGSCVPLPPGSGSAGTYTATCNTGTRIDQSLGQCTVPLVAKVSQQPQYHYLCSPLGSFNLSGEPDCEEFSGALCRVTGHRDGPCLQWGWSGGRKWCTEPGDPITELTCDEQVAGQTPYRIATATTVTTTPDDSQCTGLAGDSDCTLDAEICTDADPQTRVVDGVAVTRPCWEWQRSYTCIAREAATDCSDIESQSTCRFVREECLTDEDPCETWERIYECPLPGTDSSTQYVCDGDVYCIDGSCETIERTANDEFKDAVTALHAMDEARGQFDPESLTLFRGTRNTCSSKVFGVLNCCKGKGFPLIPGISLLVALGCNREEVLLHERDAQGLCAYVGTYCSDKFLGVCLTKKKVYCCFESKLSRILQEKGRHQLPKPWDNPKEEQCEGFTLDEFARLDLSQMDFSEVYAEFTDAARLPDELETSILIQQKIEDYYARSGQ; this is encoded by the coding sequence ATGACCGGCAGAACCCTCGCCAGTATCCTTGCCGCACTCGTCGCCCTCACAAGCGCGGCTTCCATTCACGCCCAGACCCGCGATGCAGCAAGGGCCGACGGCAAGGACTTTGCCACCGAGCTGCTGGGCGAAGCGCGCGACGCCGCAACGACCAATCCCGACGCGGCGCGCGTTCCCAATTTCGATCCGCAGGCGACGCGCGACCTGCAGGATCTTGCGCGCGATCCCGACCAGATCGAGGCCCGCGGACGCAGCGCTGCCACGACCAGCACGCCGACGCGGACCATCCGCGACAGCATTGCCAATCGCGCAAGGTTCGAGCCGAACGAGATCGAGGACGTGATTGCCCGCAGCCTCGCGATCAACGAGACGCCGCTCGACTACACCAGCGGCATGGCAATTTCGGGCAGCCAGGGATCGTGCGTTCCGCTGCCGCCTGGTTCGGGGTCGGCGGGCACCTACACCGCCACCTGCAATACAGGCACACGGATCGATCAGTCGCTTGGCCAATGCACGGTCCCGCTCGTCGCCAAGGTCAGCCAGCAACCGCAGTATCATTACCTTTGCAGCCCATTGGGCAGCTTCAACCTGTCAGGTGAGCCGGATTGCGAAGAGTTTTCGGGCGCTCTTTGCCGGGTGACCGGACACCGGGACGGTCCTTGCCTACAGTGGGGTTGGTCCGGCGGTCGCAAATGGTGCACCGAGCCGGGCGATCCGATTACCGAGCTGACCTGCGACGAACAGGTCGCGGGGCAGACGCCCTACCGCATCGCCACGGCGACCACCGTCACAACGACCCCTGACGATAGCCAGTGCACAGGTCTTGCGGGCGATAGCGATTGTACGCTCGATGCCGAGATCTGCACCGATGCCGATCCGCAGACCCGCGTGGTCGATGGCGTCGCTGTCACACGCCCCTGCTGGGAATGGCAACGCAGCTACACCTGCATCGCCCGCGAAGCGGCGACCGACTGCTCCGACATCGAAAGCCAGAGCACCTGCCGCTTTGTCCGTGAGGAATGCCTTACCGACGAAGACCCCTGCGAGACCTGGGAGCGCATCTACGAGTGCCCGCTTCCCGGTACCGACAGTTCCACCCAGTATGTGTGCGACGGCGATGTCTATTGCATCGACGGCAGCTGCGAGACGATCGAGCGCACCGCGAACGACGAGTTCAAGGATGCCGTCACCGCGCTCCATGCGATGGACGAGGCCCGCGGCCAGTTCGATCCCGAGTCGCTGACGCTGTTTCGCGGCACGCGCAACACCTGCTCCTCCAAGGTTTTCGGCGTGCTCAACTGCTGCAAGGGCAAGGGCTTCCCGCTCATCCCCGGCATCAGCCTGCTGGTCGCGCTCGGCTGCAACCGCGAAGAAGTGCTGCTCCACGAACGCGATGCGCAGGGACTGTGCGCCTATGTCGGGACCTATTGTTCGGACAAGTTCCTCGGCGTCTGCCTGACCAAGAAGAAGGTCTACTGCTGCTTTGAGAGCAAGCTCTCGCGGATCCTGCAGGAAAAGGGCCGGCACCAGCTGCCCAAGCCCTGGGACAACCCTAAGGAAGAGCAGTGCGAGGGGTTTACCCTCGACGAGTTCGCCCGGCTCGACCTCAGCCAGATGGATTTCAGCGAGGTCTATGCCGAGTTCACCGACGCTGCACGGCTCCCTGACGAGCTCGAGACCAGCATCCTCATCCAGCAGAAAATCGAAGACTATTACGCAAGGAGTGGCCAATGA
- the trbC gene encoding type-F conjugative transfer system pilin assembly protein TrbC, with the protein MNKHLLLLPVGLAVTLGGLALAQSAPEGIDLEAIRERAAEHADDAQALSTNVRQRAEALTEDAQTIQAQAQANRAAYADSIEAIETNAVLDFDAMIAGQAAAEKASLGGAPRFIAFASLSMPPEALKVLVHDMTRAGGVTVLRGFPQGNSEAFKKRLAAIWSTRDEAGSLGIDPRLFRAFKIEAAPSFVMLSTEFSPCDGFDCTSEVPPHDRIAGNISVGEVLETFVSGKGPGAELARLHLRQLSREERP; encoded by the coding sequence ATGAACAAACACCTCCTTCTTTTGCCCGTCGGCCTTGCCGTCACCCTCGGTGGCCTCGCTCTCGCCCAGAGCGCGCCCGAAGGCATCGATCTCGAAGCGATCCGCGAGCGTGCGGCCGAACACGCCGACGATGCGCAGGCGCTCAGCACCAATGTCCGCCAGCGCGCCGAGGCGCTGACCGAGGACGCACAGACTATCCAGGCGCAAGCGCAGGCCAATCGCGCAGCCTATGCGGACAGCATCGAGGCAATCGAGACAAACGCCGTCCTCGACTTCGACGCGATGATCGCGGGGCAAGCCGCCGCCGAGAAGGCATCGCTCGGGGGAGCCCCCCGCTTCATTGCCTTTGCCAGCCTGTCGATGCCGCCCGAGGCGCTGAAAGTACTGGTCCACGACATGACCAGGGCAGGAGGCGTCACCGTGCTGCGCGGCTTCCCGCAAGGAAACAGCGAGGCGTTCAAGAAGCGCCTGGCTGCCATCTGGAGCACCCGCGACGAAGCCGGCTCGCTCGGCATTGATCCAAGGCTGTTCCGCGCGTTCAAAATCGAGGCCGCACCGAGCTTCGTCATGCTGAGCACTGAGTTCAGTCCCTGCGACGGGTTCGATTGCACCAGCGAGGTGCCGCCGCACGACCGCATCGCCGGCAACATCAGCGTGGGAGAAGTCCTCGAGACCTTTGTCTCGGGCAAGGGTCCGGGTGCCGAGCTTGCTCGCCTCCATCTGCGCCAGCTCTCCAGGGAGGAACGGCCATGA
- a CDS encoding TrbI F-type domain-containing protein, producing MTDTRRLASFNRTLLARILGVLALAAALLWAAWISRELSEPRQQIVTVRLAETIAAFVDAEARGAQDPEASQARVLAFLQASERAVAEMGTDGRVVLVGEAVLAGDAPDATDELRMRIDRQLGQGGGQ from the coding sequence ATGACTGACACGCGCAGACTAGCGTCCTTCAATCGCACGCTATTGGCCAGAATTCTGGGCGTGCTCGCGCTCGCGGCCGCACTGCTCTGGGCAGCTTGGATCAGCCGCGAGCTGTCCGAGCCGCGCCAGCAGATCGTCACCGTCCGGCTTGCCGAGACCATCGCGGCTTTCGTCGATGCCGAAGCGCGCGGGGCACAGGATCCCGAAGCCAGCCAGGCGCGCGTGCTCGCCTTCCTCCAAGCGTCCGAGCGTGCCGTTGCAGAAATGGGGACCGATGGCCGCGTGGTGCTGGTCGGCGAAGCGGTGCTCGCGGGCGATGCCCCCGATGCCACCGACGAACTGCGCATGCGGATCGACCGTCAGCTTGGTCAGGGAGGCGGTCAGTGA
- the traW gene encoding type-F conjugative transfer system protein TraW produces the protein MSKLVLPATLLAVLLCPAEVLARDYGQRGTVFPVIERDLLEQIHSRLTHMERSGETARLNEDLKRRTIARVGRPDPVAGIVRASEARRWHFDPTITLAADIRGAKGELIHAAGTRVNPLDSVGLRADLLFLDGDDPDQLTWALKQDANAKLILMKGAPLELMKAQQRRFYFDQGGKLTERFGIRSVPARVRQQGRLLEVSEIALPPKRRTAQ, from the coding sequence GTGAGCAAGCTCGTCCTCCCCGCAACCCTGCTTGCAGTGCTGCTCTGCCCTGCCGAGGTGCTAGCGCGCGACTATGGCCAGCGCGGCACGGTGTTTCCCGTGATCGAGCGCGACCTCCTCGAACAGATCCATTCGCGCCTGACTCATATGGAACGTTCGGGCGAGACCGCGCGACTCAATGAAGACCTGAAGCGCCGCACGATCGCGCGGGTGGGCCGGCCCGATCCCGTCGCCGGGATCGTCCGGGCCAGCGAAGCGCGGCGCTGGCACTTCGATCCGACGATTACGCTCGCTGCCGATATCCGCGGGGCAAAAGGCGAGCTGATCCATGCCGCTGGCACGAGGGTCAATCCGCTCGACAGCGTCGGCCTTCGCGCCGATCTCCTGTTCCTCGACGGCGACGATCCAGACCAGCTCACCTGGGCGCTCAAGCAGGACGCCAATGCCAAGCTGATCCTGATGAAGGGCGCGCCGCTCGAGCTGATGAAGGCTCAGCAGCGCCGCTTCTATTTCGACCAGGGCGGCAAGCTCACCGAAAGGTTCGGGATCAGGTCGGTGCCCGCACGCGTGCGCCAGCAGGGCCGCCTGCTCGAGGTCAGCGAAATCGCGCTGCCACCGAAAAGGAGGACAGCCCAATGA
- the traU gene encoding conjugal transfer pilus assembly protein TraU, protein MTHLRKLALMLAAILGLATATPAMADAGPGRCTGSFVNPITDICWSCLFPISIGGLDIWPSSRPDPDNPDLPVCLCGLRPGIAMGFWEPVRLADVSMKPWCFVNLGGMKLDPGFDIGFRSISGPSAVGGASQYYSSWHVHWYAYPLIYWMEIVADFLCLESGSIDILYISEIDPLWQDSELTAIINPEAVLFANPLALAACAADCVASTAKLPIDEMFWCAGCQGSMYPMNGNVSASIGHVQASRLVLSRFAYKLHRELVSWGTMGSKGLCGKYLMPVMRKQQYRFQATNPYPATSGRYACPPVGASTTFQSAGQVIPAIGEDMGYLVWRKRNCCARAP, encoded by the coding sequence ATGACGCACTTAAGAAAGCTGGCGCTCATGCTGGCCGCCATTCTTGGTCTAGCGACCGCAACGCCCGCCATGGCCGATGCCGGTCCGGGACGCTGCACCGGCAGCTTCGTCAACCCGATCACCGACATCTGCTGGTCGTGCCTGTTCCCGATCTCCATCGGCGGGCTGGACATCTGGCCGTCGAGCCGGCCCGATCCCGACAACCCCGATCTGCCGGTGTGCCTGTGCGGTCTGAGGCCCGGGATCGCCATGGGCTTCTGGGAGCCCGTTCGGCTTGCCGATGTCAGCATGAAGCCGTGGTGCTTCGTGAACCTCGGCGGCATGAAACTCGATCCGGGCTTCGATATCGGCTTCCGCTCGATCTCGGGTCCATCGGCGGTGGGCGGCGCGAGCCAGTATTATTCGAGCTGGCATGTCCATTGGTATGCCTATCCGCTGATCTACTGGATGGAGATCGTCGCCGATTTCCTGTGCCTGGAATCGGGCTCGATCGACATTCTCTACATCTCCGAGATCGATCCGCTGTGGCAGGATTCCGAGCTCACCGCGATCATCAACCCTGAGGCCGTGCTCTTCGCCAACCCGCTGGCGCTCGCTGCCTGTGCGGCCGACTGCGTCGCCTCGACCGCGAAGCTGCCGATCGACGAGATGTTCTGGTGCGCGGGCTGCCAGGGTTCGATGTATCCGATGAACGGCAACGTCTCGGCCTCGATCGGGCACGTCCAGGCCTCGCGGCTCGTGCTCTCGCGCTTTGCTTACAAGCTCCACCGCGAACTCGTCTCGTGGGGGACGATGGGGTCCAAGGGCCTGTGCGGCAAATACCTGATGCCGGTGATGCGCAAGCAGCAATACCGCTTCCAGGCCACCAACCCCTACCCGGCGACCTCGGGCCGTTACGCCTGCCCGCCCGTCGGCGCCTCCACCACCTTTCAATCGGCCGGACAGGTCATCCCCGCTATCGGTGAAGACATGGGATACCTCGTCTGGCGCAAGCGGAACTGCTGCGCGCGAGCGCCGTGA
- a CDS encoding conjugal transfer protein TraH, producing the protein MITSIRNAALTLAAASMVASPLAAPASANVGDSMDRFMDDMGAAANVTGPSAFEGQSAGYYSLGNVWTRFPQKTTNIANLQLPRARAGCGGIDIFAGSFSFINASEMVALLKAVANNAVGFAFSLAIDTVCPECSKIMQEFSQKAQLMNNLSINSCEMAQGLVGGVWPKGDLADKAICEAIGNSEGIFTDYAAAKHGCGTRGQRASTNEGAGADYADVNPGVPRNYTWHVLKQSAFFNPGGTFDRDLAEYAMTLIGTVIYVPPRDDEPGKFVPFAGDASSTLVTALLDGTQGQSVRVFQCDEPDQCLNPTFQQMSLTSAKAIRPRVARLIGSMVEAIRSDTAIGDEEKELLQVASVPLYKILTVQAAYGRGMATDDRDTLAEIASIDLLYAILERITAEAGRSMASFIAADEAKLAIWRAQVAEVRSSLAQRQATGQARVSAIMQIIEKTAMIENMLAASMSPSMAAALDWSRGMQSRSIVP; encoded by the coding sequence ATGATTACTAGCATCCGCAATGCGGCACTCACTCTTGCCGCCGCCAGCATGGTCGCGTCCCCTCTGGCCGCGCCAGCATCAGCCAATGTCGGCGACAGCATGGACCGCTTCATGGACGACATGGGCGCTGCGGCCAATGTCACCGGGCCGAGCGCGTTCGAAGGACAGTCGGCGGGCTATTACAGCCTCGGCAATGTCTGGACGCGCTTCCCGCAGAAGACGACCAACATCGCCAATCTCCAGCTGCCGCGTGCCCGCGCTGGTTGCGGCGGTATCGATATCTTCGCCGGGTCGTTCTCCTTCATCAACGCGAGCGAGATGGTCGCGCTCTTGAAGGCCGTCGCGAACAATGCGGTGGGGTTCGCCTTTAGTTTGGCGATTGATACCGTCTGCCCCGAGTGCTCGAAGATCATGCAGGAGTTCAGCCAGAAGGCGCAGCTCATGAACAATCTCTCGATCAACTCCTGCGAGATGGCGCAGGGGCTGGTCGGCGGCGTCTGGCCCAAGGGCGATCTCGCCGACAAGGCAATCTGCGAAGCGATCGGCAATTCCGAAGGTATCTTTACCGACTATGCCGCCGCCAAACACGGCTGCGGGACGCGCGGCCAGCGCGCCTCGACCAACGAGGGTGCCGGCGCCGACTATGCCGACGTCAATCCCGGTGTGCCGCGCAATTACACCTGGCATGTTCTTAAGCAAAGCGCCTTCTTCAACCCCGGTGGCACATTCGACCGCGATCTTGCCGAATATGCGATGACGCTCATCGGCACGGTGATCTACGTGCCGCCCCGCGACGACGAGCCGGGCAAATTCGTACCTTTCGCAGGCGATGCCTCCTCGACGCTGGTGACCGCACTGCTCGACGGGACGCAGGGTCAGTCGGTGCGGGTGTTCCAGTGCGACGAGCCCGACCAGTGCCTCAACCCCACTTTCCAGCAGATGAGCCTCACGAGCGCGAAAGCCATCCGGCCACGCGTTGCCCGGCTCATCGGCAGCATGGTGGAGGCGATCCGCAGCGATACCGCGATCGGCGACGAGGAGAAGGAGCTGCTCCAGGTGGCATCGGTGCCGCTCTACAAGATCCTCACCGTTCAGGCGGCCTATGGGCGCGGGATGGCAACCGACGACCGCGACACGCTGGCCGAGATCGCCAGCATCGATCTCCTCTATGCCATTCTCGAGCGTATCACCGCTGAGGCCGGACGCTCGATGGCGAGCTTCATTGCGGCCGATGAAGCCAAACTCGCGATCTGGCGCGCTCAGGTCGCCGAGGTCCGGTCAAGCCTCGCCCAGCGGCAAGCGACCGGACAGGCGCGGGTCTCGGCGATCATGCAGATCATTGAGAAGACCGCGATGATCGAGAACATGCTCGCCGCTTCGATGTCGCCGTCGATGGCAGCCGCGCTCGACTGGTCCCGCGGGATGCAGTCCCGCTCCATCGTTCCATAA
- a CDS encoding conjugal transfer protein TraF yields MTRRQSLLMLALPVLAMCLAALLPVRAVAQEARQAEPAASADSLYCEQRRLGYWFYCVRPEAKAEPQMAQPPAQVTATQELDAVTGELRELKARAILYPTPENVTAYIRFQRAQLDRASLFSDVWQRAIWQDPELDYTLERPVGALAKKQWQDARAAERDAVMARLSERYGLFYFFAQTCGACEVMSPIVRSVADRWHITVRAISTDGGPSRHFPDYKVESGQRPRMGLEPGITPALVLWDSVARRPIPIGYGVLSADELQDRIYLLTSKEAGHDY; encoded by the coding sequence ATGACGCGCCGCCAATCACTGCTGATGCTGGCGCTCCCAGTATTGGCCATGTGTCTCGCTGCACTGCTCCCCGTTCGGGCAGTTGCGCAGGAAGCGCGCCAGGCAGAGCCAGCTGCCTCGGCAGACAGCCTCTACTGCGAGCAACGCAGGCTCGGCTACTGGTTCTATTGCGTCAGGCCGGAGGCGAAAGCCGAGCCGCAGATGGCGCAGCCACCGGCCCAGGTAACCGCCACACAGGAACTCGACGCGGTCACGGGGGAACTGCGCGAACTCAAAGCGCGCGCGATCCTCTATCCGACGCCGGAAAACGTCACCGCCTATATCCGCTTCCAGCGTGCCCAGCTCGACCGGGCTTCGCTGTTCTCCGATGTCTGGCAGCGCGCGATCTGGCAGGATCCCGAGCTCGACTACACGCTCGAGAGACCGGTCGGCGCGCTCGCCAAGAAGCAATGGCAGGACGCGCGCGCTGCCGAGCGCGATGCGGTGATGGCCAGGCTCTCCGAGCGCTATGGCCTGTTCTACTTCTTCGCCCAGACCTGCGGCGCGTGCGAAGTGATGAGCCCGATCGTGCGTTCAGTGGCGGACCGCTGGCATATCACTGTCCGGGCGATCTCGACCGATGGCGGACCGTCCCGTCACTTCCCCGACTACAAGGTCGAAAGCGGCCAGCGGCCGCGCATGGGGCTCGAACCCGGCATCACCCCGGCGCTCGTGCTGTGGGACAGCGTGGCCAGGCGCCCGATCCCGATCGGATACGGCGTGCTCTCGGCCGACGAGCTGCAGGACCGCATTTACCTCCTCACCTCGAAGGAAGCCGGACATGATTACTAG